The nucleotide sequence TCGGtccttttcactttatgtacgaaaatacctctgacttaatgggaaaaaaatggatggagttaacgagccagatgaaaatggcaagattaaACCTGTTGGATCCAGAtacgaaaaaacaaacctttggacgaaagtcgcaaaacaggccaaacctcagggacgaaaatggcatttacactttttaaaaaaatagttcTCCGAACTTATTTTGTATTTGGTGATGCAGCTAAGAAATCTAGAATTTTTAGCTGGTGGTGTTTTAACCCTGGGGTTGCAATGGAAGAATTTGCGAAAAAAGATGTTGGATCTATAATATTGACATCTGGCACGTTATCCCCGATGGACTCGTTTGCTGAGGAGTTGAAGCTGTAAGTTAAATATTCATATGTTTTTTTCTTACCTGAATACATATTCTATTTCCAAACAACTCACTTCGTTTTATTCTCACAATCTAGTAAATTTCCCGTACGTTTGGAGAATCCTCATGTCATATCGGATAATCAGCTGTGGGCTGGAATTGTCCCAGTGGGTCCCTCTGGTCATCCGTTCAACTCTTCTTATAAGACCCGTGATTCTGCTGAATACAAGCTAAATTTGGGCAATTCCATTGGTAAGTTTTCGGAAAAAAGTAGTTGTTTGTACGGGTCAAAACATGAAGGTTTTTATATAATTGCTtctaggcctgtaaatgaaccgaagaAACATGAACcgaggcatgttcgtgttcgttcatttaactttaaccaaaCACAAACACGAatacgaacatataatcgaacacattttttgttcgtgtttgtttattaagaaaatgggcatgttcgtgttcgtttatgttcgttcgtttaaaacgtaaacgaacagttcatgaatgtaaacgaacataaacaaacaagcttAAACCAACATAATTTAACAAATAATAAACAACACAAATGGACATAATTGAAGAAACATAAATGAAAATAAAggaattttttatataaattagtgattaactaaattaaattcCATTGGAAAAACCATTGTTATTACTAGAAAGCCAAATTACCAATTAGTTATATTATATAAGTAGCTTGAAAGTTCCTTTTATGTTTAAtctttatataaatataactatttatgtagCTAAATAGAAACACacataaacaaatgtaaataaacaaacataaatgaacaccaATGAACGAAAATAAACGGACGTTCACGAACAAAACCTTttttcatgtttgttcgtttaattaaatgaacaaacatttgtgttcatgttcgttcgtttaattaaatgaacaaacatttgtgttcatgttcgttcgtttattagaTAAACGAACTTGCCGCCAAACAAGTTCACGAgcagttcatgaacgttcagtttgtttacaggcctaattACTTTGTCAACTTTGATTACAGAAGTTATAATATTTGATAATACTTACTTTTTGAATAAAATGTTTTAAGAGGTTTTTATGCATGTAAAACACACTCCTCTGACCCGTTCCCTTTTTAAAGTTTTTGATGAATTTTTGAAACCTGTTTCCAGTGAATTTTGCTCGAATTGTACCAGACGGGCTGCTAGTATTTTTTCCATCTTACTACCTGATGAATCTATGCATTGAATACTGGAAAAATACGGTATGGTATCTACTAAAACTGCTGTTATTCAGTTATTGTGACTAATGCTTTCTGAAGCTTGCTTCGTGTTTCTCAGAGCGGAGCTTCAACAAATACTAGTAATTCTAGTACAATATGGGAAAGAATCTGTAAACATAAGCGACCTGTTGTGGAACCTAGACAATCTTCACTTTTTCCTGAGGCTATTGATGTGAGTAACTGCTTCagtttttttaatcaaaatttgtgtttttttattgttattgttgtaaatgAATTTTACTTTTGAGCAGGATTATATGTCCAAATTAAGAGATACTTCAAGTAATGGTGCAGTATTTTTTGCTGTATGTCGTGGAAAGGTACCATTTCACCCTGACAGCAATGTTgggtgtgtgtgtatatatatatatgtatatagggcaaagatccgttaggaaccaccctttattgcgagaatcgcgagaaccaatgtgaacacaaccaaaaatgcctaaaaatagctaaaaacacacaattttttttaaatattttttataaaaaatcgctacttttcgtagccaaaaaaaaaaaaattttttttttggctactaaaagtagcgattttaacataaaaaatattaaaaaaaaaaatttagatttttttaggttttttgggggtttagtttttagcattttagctgggggggggggggggtggaggttaggtttttttagctattttaggttgtgttcacattggttctcgcggttctcgcaataaaggtggttctcccatgaaccttaccctatatatatatatatatatatatatatatatatatatatatatatatatatatatatatatatatctgtatCTGCATTATAGATTGCTGATGATCTTTCAACTTGAATTTAATTTTTGAACTATTGATTAGGTAAGTGAAGGACTAGATTTTGCTGACCAGGCTGGTAGAGCTGTAATTGTCACCGGCATTCCATTTGCTTTGTGGAATGATCCTAAGGTATTCTTATGTCGCTTTTAATGTTATCTGATTATGTTACATTAATCTATGTTGTCATGCatttaatttaaatattgttCTTGAATTCGGCATTCTGATCGCTTTATGGCAGGTTCGGTTGAAGCGTGAGTTCTTGGATGAGCAAGCACGGTCGCAACGTACAGGATCTAAGGTAATTTTGATACACAGGAGCAAATCCACTTAAAACTAATCGTTAAATTACCATAATTGTATTTTTCTTTACTGAAAGTGTAGTTCTTTTACTTTTTCTAGGTTTTGACTGGAGATGAGTGGTATAGTCAACAAGCATCACGGGCTGTAAATCAAGCAGTTGGACGGGTCATTCGTCATCGTCATGATCATGGAGCAATCATTTTTTGTGATGAaaggtttttatttatttatttatttgtttgtttattgtttAACTAGATTATGGTACTTATTTTAAGATGTGATAAATAGGTTTGCAAAACCAAATCATCAGTCTCAAATATCACTCTGGATACAACCTCGCATCAAGGTGAACCTTCCCGAAATTAATATTATAAACATGTGGCAAATTTgatccatttatttatttataaattgtTATTAAAATGAAATTACTTTTgtacgtgtatatatatatatatatatatatataaagttacTGATATGTTCCCTATGCAGTGTTACTCAAAATTTGGGGATGTAGTTTTCACATTGACAAGATTTTTTCGAGATGCTGCAATCAACTATCCAACAAAGCCGAAGTTAACGCAGATTGAGGAATCAGGTTAAcaatcttttatatatattttgaaatgaAGTTAACAACACTCTTACATTCTGATCTTGATGTCTTCTGCATGTTTTGACTTTTCAGGAGTCAAAAGTAGTCTGGTCAAACTTGACCCCGACATATTTCTTAAGCCCTTGGTATGTACTTGATTATTCTGATTGCATGCTTTGTATTATCTAGAGTTTGCAAGATGGGCTATTTATTGGGAAACGGGTCATTATATGTTTCTACGTTCTTCGTTATAATACTTGATGGGTATTTCAGGTTGATAAATCACACTCTATTGAATCATCATTTCCGGCTGAAGTCAAACGAGGCAGCATTTCCAGACAGCTTCACGAAATACTTCCTGCCAATCGCTCAAATCTTTCTTTTAACGATCAAAAACTGAGTTCAACCTCGAAATATACAAATAATAAGATTTTAGAACAGAGACTAATCATAAAAAAGGAAACGGTCGATTTGACCGAAGACGTAAGACCAGACGAAGAAACAGAAACGTGCAGTCAACTAACTGCACCCTATTTTGTAAAGAAACGTAAATTAGAAAAAGCTAAATGTAACTCATTACAACGGTGTGACAAATCTTGTGGCCCGCCTGTGCAAGAATGTTCATCGTTGCAAGTCAAAAGTGAGAGTCAACTTGTATCTTCAGGTATCCGAAGTGGAGTGTCGAGTTCGACTTCCGGCGATCAAGAGCAAAAAGGAAAAATGTTTATTAACCAGGTAAAAATATTTTGTAGAGGTGGTAACATTAATTTTTACCTTTTCAAATAATTTGTATACTTTTATAATGTTTATCAGGTGAAAGAGAAGCTTAGCGATGGAGAATACAATGAATTTTTGGGATTTATGAAGGCACTTAAGTCTAAGGCCATGAAGATAGGTCATGTTCTTGAAAGTATCATAAAAATATTTTCCGCCCCGGAGAGACTTTCTCTTCGCCAAAGGTACATAATGCTTTCGTTAGGTGTCGCAATTTTGACCAATTCACTAACCATGAGCGGATCTGCTTTCGTTACCTGTTTTTCatgcattatttggttgttaataagttaaaaatagagtaaattgcgTTTTACATCCTTTAAGTTTGAGTAATATTGCAAACGATGTCCTTTGACTAACGAAATTACATTGGATGGCCTTTTTGTTACATTATCGCATCATGCGTTGTCCTTttgccctaacccagttagttattTATGTTAGCTCTTAACCTGTGACTAACGAAATTACATTGGATGGCCTTTTTGTTACATAACTCATCATGCGTTGTCTTTTTGCCCCAACTCAGTTAGTTATTTATGTTAGCTCTTAACATGTGTCACTCACATGAGGGTATAATGGTCATTTTCACTTAAA is from Helianthus annuus cultivar XRQ/B chromosome 9, HanXRQr2.0-SUNRISE, whole genome shotgun sequence and encodes:
- the LOC110880112 gene encoding regulator of telomere elongation helicase 1 homolog isoform X1; this encodes MPTYKIRGINVEFPFEAYDCQLVYMEKVIQSLQEKSNALLESPTGTGKTLCLLCATLAWRKSLGSFSTGRRAGGKLSEGSLSQSESPRLPTIVYTSRTHSQIRQVVQELKRTVYRPKMVVLGSREQLCIHPDVSLLHGKTQTNACHFLCQKRTKRYCTHYPRVSEFVKNNPGLGDEPIDIEDLVNIGKNNGPCPYYTSRELHKVVDILFAPYNYLIDPGNRKSLTIEWENSIIIFDEAHNLESICADAASFDLPSTLLTTCISEAQTCVDIAVNRRDALNDKTYNPENFAILRGLLLKLEKAIAAISINSKEMGFTQPGEYIYKLLKELDITHKTASVLIDAVDDAMTLLEEDAKTSDSQKTKGTVCRLETIGDIFKIIFKEDGNAHAKNYRVHVQEVEVNSPDTIKGSKKSRIFSWWCFNPGVAMEEFAKKDVGSIILTSGTLSPMDSFAEELKLKFPVRLENPHVISDNQLWAGIVPVGPSGHPFNSSYKTRDSAEYKLNLGNSIVNFARIVPDGLLVFFPSYYLMNLCIEYWKNTSGASTNTSNSSTIWERICKHKRPVVEPRQSSLFPEAIDDYMSKLRDTSSNGAVFFAVCRGKVSEGLDFADQAGRAVIVTGIPFALWNDPKVRLKREFLDEQARSQRTGSKVLTGDEWYSQQASRAVNQAVGRVIRHRHDHGAIIFCDERFAKPNHQSQISLWIQPRIKCYSKFGDVVFTLTRFFRDAAINYPTKPKLTQIEESGVKSSLVKLDPDIFLKPLVDKSHSIESSFPAEVKRGSISRQLHEILPANRSNLSFNDQKLSSTSKYTNNKILEQRLIIKKETVDLTEDVRPDEETETCSQLTAPYFVKKRKLEKAKCNSLQRCDKSCGPPVQECSSLQVKSESQLVSSGIRSGVSSSTSGDQEQKGKMFINQVKEKLSDGEYNEFLGFMKALKSKAMKIGHVLESIIKIFSAPERLSLRQRFKDYLPAKYHSLYEHYIQKTNDPAVDL
- the LOC110880112 gene encoding regulator of telomere elongation helicase 1 homolog isoform X2, translated to MPTYKIRGINVEFPFEAYDCQLVYMEKVIQSLQEKSNALLESPTGTGKTLCLLCATLAWRKSLGSFSTGRRAGGKLSEGSLSQSESPRLPTIVYTSRTHSQIRQVVQELKRTVYRPKMVVLGSREQLCIHPDVSLLHGKTQTNACHFLCQKRTKRYCTHYPRVSEFVKNNPGLGDEPIDIEDLVNIGKNNGPCPYYTSRELHKVVDILFAPYNYLIDPGNRKSLTIEWENSIIIFDEAHNLESICADAASFDLPSTLLTTCISEAQTCVDIAVNRRDALNDKTYNPENFAILRGLLLKLEKAIAAISINSKEMGFTQPGEYIYKLLKELDITHKTASVLIDAVDDAMTLLEEDAKTSDSQKTKGTVCRLETIGDIFKIIFKEDGNAHAKNYRVHVQEVEVNSPDTIKAKKSRIFSWWCFNPGVAMEEFAKKDVGSIILTSGTLSPMDSFAEELKLKFPVRLENPHVISDNQLWAGIVPVGPSGHPFNSSYKTRDSAEYKLNLGNSIVNFARIVPDGLLVFFPSYYLMNLCIEYWKNTSGASTNTSNSSTIWERICKHKRPVVEPRQSSLFPEAIDDYMSKLRDTSSNGAVFFAVCRGKVSEGLDFADQAGRAVIVTGIPFALWNDPKVRLKREFLDEQARSQRTGSKVLTGDEWYSQQASRAVNQAVGRVIRHRHDHGAIIFCDERFAKPNHQSQISLWIQPRIKCYSKFGDVVFTLTRFFRDAAINYPTKPKLTQIEESGVKSSLVKLDPDIFLKPLVDKSHSIESSFPAEVKRGSISRQLHEILPANRSNLSFNDQKLSSTSKYTNNKILEQRLIIKKETVDLTEDVRPDEETETCSQLTAPYFVKKRKLEKAKCNSLQRCDKSCGPPVQECSSLQVKSESQLVSSGIRSGVSSSTSGDQEQKGKMFINQVKEKLSDGEYNEFLGFMKALKSKAMKIGHVLESIIKIFSAPERLSLRQRFKDYLPAKYHSLYEHYIQKTNDPAVDL